GTCGAGCCGTGGCGACGTCAAGAACGAACTGGCTGCGGCGGAGGCTGCGAAGTCCGACTATGTCGCCGCCGTTGCCGACAAGAGCGTCGACGAGATCCTCGGCGACGAGAACCTGCGCACCTTCGCCACCGCGGCGGGCTCCGCGGCGTTCAAGGTCAACTGCGTGCAGTGCCACGGCTCGGGCGCCGAGGGTTCGGCCGGCTATCCGAACCTCAACGACGACGAGTGGCTGTGGGGCGGCTCGCCCGAGCAAATCCGGCAGACGATCGCCCATGGCGTCCGCTTTGCCGGCGACGACGAGACGCGCGTCTCCGAAATGCCTGCGTTCGGCGACATGCTGGAGCCCAAGCAGATCTCGCAGGTGGCGACCTTCGTGACGTCGCTCTCGGGAGCCGAAGGCGATGCCGTCGACATCGATGCCGGCCGCCAGCTCTTCGCCGACAACTGCGCCGCCTGCCACGGCGACGACGGCAAGGGCAATCGCGAGCTTGGCGCACCCGACCTGACCGACGCGATCTGGTTCTACGGGTCATCCCACGCCGCGATCGCAGCGCAGATCAGGGCGCCGAAGCATGGCGTCATGCCAGCATGGTCGGCGCGCCTCGGCGACACCACCGTCAAGGAGCTGACGGTCTACGTCCATTCGCTGGGCGGCGGAGAATAGGGTCCTGCGGCAAAGCGTCGGCGGGGGCCGCCGCGCTGCTGGACAAGGGCGGAAATCCGGCCTTTGCCGTGGTTTCCGCCCACTATGTCGCAGGCGTCACTTGACCTGAATCAAAGTCTCGGCGCGGTCCCTCGGCGACGTTCGCGGGCATCAAGTACCGTCGCCCGACAGCCGAGACGAGGCTGCCG
This portion of the Mesorhizobium shangrilense genome encodes:
- the ccoP gene encoding cytochrome-c oxidase, cbb3-type subunit III, producing the protein MSDKHIDEVSGVSTTGHEWDGIKELDNPMPRWWLWTFYATIVWALAYTVAYPAWPLINGATSGLLGQSSRGDVKNELAAAEAAKSDYVAAVADKSVDEILGDENLRTFATAAGSAAFKVNCVQCHGSGAEGSAGYPNLNDDEWLWGGSPEQIRQTIAHGVRFAGDDETRVSEMPAFGDMLEPKQISQVATFVTSLSGAEGDAVDIDAGRQLFADNCAACHGDDGKGNRELGAPDLTDAIWFYGSSHAAIAAQIRAPKHGVMPAWSARLGDTTVKELTVYVHSLGGGE